A region of Moorena producens PAL-8-15-08-1 DNA encodes the following proteins:
- a CDS encoding CusA/CzcA family heavy metal efflux RND transporter — MLNSILKWSIARRWLVVIGAIIVTVWGFRIISQMPLDVFPNFAPPQVEIQTEAQGLAPEEVESLVTMPVESAINGIPGLTTVRSSSGVGISVVKVIFKWDTNIYQARQLVTERLQQAAARLPEGVESPQISPLSSPIGTILSYAFTIDEDVETADVSSKIDLMAVRRLVDRDITNQLLAVAGVTQVIAYGGDVRQYQVLVDPAKLTAFDVSLAEVTEAAAAANTNAAGGFLISPDKELLIRGIGRVESIEDLEQSVVVARNGTPVLLSDLADVRIGAALKRGDGSLDGKKAIVVLVNKQPLVDTPTVTKAVEAAMEEIKGGLPGNVKVTVTFRQSDFIDSSIKNVRNALRDGIIIVSIILFLFLMNWRTAIITLSAIPLSLLIGMMLLNLFGLGINTMTLGGLAVAIGSVVDDSIVDMENCYRGLRKNQQAGNPLNPLQVVYNTSVEVRVSVLFSTVIIAVVFAPIFTLTGVEGRIFAPMGVAYLVSIFASTFVALTLSPALCAFLLATVQLPEEETWVARFSKKLYQPLIRFSIHSPSLVLLTAVAGFVASLIIFTSLGRVFLPEFEERSLVNAFTLYPGVSLDMTNRVGSAMQLALKDDPRVESVQLRSGRAPGDADAGSVTLGHLDVEISEEGMKDRKATIEKLREEFAKLPGVAPSIGGFISHRMDEVLSGVRSAIAVKIFGPELSELRTIGAQVRDGMQDIPGVVDLILEPQIPIKQVQIKFDRAAAARYGLSVGQLSEIVETALNGRVVSQVLEEQQLFDLVVWLKAEYRNNLNTISNLLVDTPTGTKIPLAQVANISYGKGPNTINRENVSRLIVVSANVADRDLGSVVEEIQATVKERVQLPSGYFIQYGGQFESEQRASQNLLVFGTLALIVIAVLMYFAVKSISATVMIMLNLPLALTGGIFSVALGGGILSVASMVGFITLFGVATRNGLLLVDNYNNKLAQGMPLKQVIIEGSTERLVAILMTALTSALGMVPLVIGTGAGKEILQPLAIVVLGGLFTSTALTLLVLPALYAQFGRFFISKPITPEISPEELNSSFKRGSVVGQ, encoded by the coding sequence ATGCTCAACTCAATCCTGAAGTGGTCTATTGCTCGACGCTGGCTAGTTGTAATTGGCGCTATCATCGTCACAGTTTGGGGATTTCGCATTATTTCCCAAATGCCCTTAGATGTATTTCCCAATTTTGCTCCTCCCCAAGTTGAAATTCAAACGGAAGCACAGGGATTGGCTCCAGAAGAAGTGGAATCTTTAGTCACAATGCCTGTCGAAAGCGCTATCAATGGCATTCCTGGATTGACTACAGTACGCTCGTCTTCGGGAGTGGGCATTTCTGTAGTAAAAGTTATTTTTAAATGGGATACTAATATCTATCAAGCTCGCCAGTTAGTAACTGAACGGTTACAACAAGCTGCTGCCAGATTACCGGAAGGAGTAGAATCACCACAAATTTCTCCCCTTTCCTCGCCCATTGGTACCATTCTTTCCTACGCTTTTACCATTGACGAAGATGTAGAGACAGCAGATGTCTCCTCTAAAATTGACCTAATGGCTGTACGTCGATTGGTTGACCGAGATATTACCAACCAATTATTGGCAGTAGCGGGGGTAACTCAGGTAATTGCCTATGGGGGAGATGTGCGTCAGTATCAGGTACTGGTTGACCCTGCCAAGTTAACCGCTTTTGATGTTTCCTTAGCAGAAGTTACGGAAGCAGCAGCAGCAGCAAATACTAATGCGGCGGGTGGCTTTCTGATTAGTCCAGACAAGGAACTATTAATTCGAGGCATTGGACGAGTTGAGTCAATCGAGGATTTAGAACAATCGGTGGTAGTGGCACGTAATGGCACACCAGTGCTGCTTTCTGATCTCGCTGATGTCCGCATTGGTGCTGCCTTGAAGCGGGGTGATGGTAGCTTGGATGGAAAAAAAGCGATTGTGGTGCTAGTTAACAAACAGCCCCTGGTTGATACTCCTACTGTTACCAAAGCCGTAGAAGCAGCCATGGAGGAAATTAAAGGGGGTTTGCCCGGGAATGTCAAGGTTACTGTTACCTTCCGCCAGTCCGATTTTATTGATTCCTCAATTAAAAATGTCAGGAATGCCCTACGCGATGGCATCATCATTGTTTCTATTATTCTGTTTCTGTTCTTGATGAACTGGCGCACTGCCATTATTACCCTAAGCGCCATTCCTCTGTCTTTGCTGATTGGGATGATGCTACTCAATCTCTTTGGTTTGGGAATTAATACCATGACTCTGGGAGGATTAGCTGTAGCAATTGGGTCAGTGGTGGATGACTCGATTGTGGACATGGAAAATTGCTACCGGGGATTACGTAAAAATCAGCAAGCAGGAAATCCTCTCAACCCATTACAAGTGGTTTATAACACTTCAGTGGAAGTGCGAGTTAGTGTACTGTTTTCTACGGTAATTATCGCTGTAGTCTTCGCACCAATTTTCACCCTTACTGGTGTTGAAGGTCGTATCTTTGCACCGATGGGAGTAGCCTATCTAGTGTCAATTTTTGCCTCTACCTTTGTAGCCTTGACTCTTAGTCCAGCGTTGTGTGCTTTCTTGCTTGCTACTGTACAGTTACCAGAAGAAGAAACTTGGGTAGCGCGATTTTCTAAGAAACTATATCAGCCATTAATTCGATTTTCTATTCATTCTCCCAGTCTAGTTTTGCTAACAGCAGTAGCCGGGTTTGTGGCTTCTCTAATTATTTTTACCTCTCTAGGACGAGTCTTTTTACCAGAGTTTGAGGAGCGATCGCTTGTCAATGCTTTCACTCTCTATCCCGGTGTCTCTCTGGACATGACGAATCGGGTTGGCTCAGCCATGCAACTAGCTCTCAAAGATGACCCCCGGGTTGAGTCAGTGCAGTTACGTTCAGGGCGTGCTCCCGGTGATGCTGATGCTGGTAGTGTTACTCTGGGCCATTTGGATGTGGAAATTTCAGAGGAGGGGATGAAAGACCGAAAAGCAACGATTGAGAAACTCCGTGAGGAATTTGCCAAGTTACCGGGGGTAGCCCCTAGTATTGGTGGTTTTATTTCCCACCGCATGGATGAAGTCCTCTCAGGAGTCAGGAGTGCGATCGCAGTCAAAATTTTTGGTCCGGAACTTTCGGAATTACGAACTATTGGTGCTCAAGTTCGAGATGGGATGCAAGATATTCCTGGTGTGGTGGATCTAATTCTTGAACCCCAAATTCCGATCAAACAGGTGCAAATTAAGTTTGACCGCGCTGCTGCTGCTCGTTATGGTCTTAGTGTTGGTCAGCTTTCAGAAATTGTTGAAACTGCTCTCAATGGTAGAGTTGTCTCCCAAGTACTGGAAGAGCAACAGTTATTTGATTTGGTAGTGTGGTTGAAAGCCGAATACCGCAATAATCTTAATACCATTAGCAACCTGTTAGTTGACACTCCCACGGGCACTAAAATTCCTCTTGCCCAAGTTGCTAACATTAGTTATGGTAAGGGACCCAACACCATCAACCGCGAAAATGTTTCTCGGCTGATTGTGGTCTCAGCTAACGTTGCTGATCGAGATTTAGGTAGTGTAGTTGAAGAGATTCAAGCCACAGTCAAGGAGAGAGTGCAATTACCTTCCGGCTACTTTATCCAATATGGAGGACAGTTTGAATCAGAACAACGAGCATCTCAAAATTTACTAGTATTCGGTACTCTGGCACTGATTGTGATTGCTGTTTTAATGTACTTTGCGGTGAAGTCAATTTCAGCAACAGTAATGATTATGCTCAATCTACCTCTAGCATTAACTGGGGGAATTTTTTCCGTTGCCCTCGGTGGTGGTATTCTCTCTGTTGCTTCCATGGTAGGGTTTATCACTCTCTTTGGTGTTGCTACCCGCAATGGTTTACTTCTGGTAGATAATTACAACAATAAATTGGCTCAGGGAATGCCTTTAAAGCAAGTAATTATTGAAGGTTCAACGGAACGATTAGTGGCAATTTTAATGACCGCTTTGACTTCAGCGTTAGGGATGGTTCCTCTGGTAATTGGCACGGGGGCAGGGAAAGAAATTTTACAGCCATTAGCAATAGTTGTTTTGGGAGGGTTGTTTACGTCTACAGCTTTAACCTTATTGGTATTACCAGCTTTGTATGCTCAGTTTGGTCGCTTTTTCATATCTAAACCAATCACTCCAGAGATTTCACCTGAAGAATTAAATTCATCTTTTAAACGGGGTTCAGTGGTGGGTCAATAG
- the grpE gene encoding nucleotide exchange factor GrpE: MTESSYPNYSEQLRQLMAQVGIPSFRQLSLRADVSELQLRRLRKGQVSQMQVKTLLKLAKALQVSVNQLLVMFLPDSVSTLQEEDSTLKQEYQRLEQQLEQQRETLMQEFQLSSLQVLESWLVQWPTAAYAAQQNQQLPAVRLLPLVKPVEQLVQKWGVDAIASVGEELPYDPQQHQLMSGTAQPGDTVRVRYTGYRIGDKLLHRAKVSPANIAKGVGSRE, translated from the coding sequence ATGACCGAGTCTTCCTATCCCAATTACAGTGAACAGTTGCGACAACTTATGGCACAAGTAGGTATTCCTAGTTTTAGGCAACTCAGTCTCAGAGCTGATGTTTCGGAGTTGCAACTGAGGCGTTTGCGGAAAGGTCAGGTGTCGCAGATGCAGGTAAAAACGCTGCTGAAACTTGCTAAAGCGTTGCAGGTGTCGGTGAATCAGTTACTGGTTATGTTTTTGCCAGATTCTGTTTCTACGTTACAGGAGGAAGACTCAACATTAAAGCAGGAGTACCAGCGTCTAGAACAGCAGTTGGAACAGCAGCGCGAGACTTTAATGCAGGAGTTTCAGCTATCTAGTTTACAAGTGCTAGAATCCTGGCTAGTGCAATGGCCCACTGCTGCTTATGCGGCACAACAGAATCAGCAGTTACCAGCAGTGAGATTATTGCCCCTGGTAAAGCCAGTGGAACAGTTGGTACAAAAATGGGGTGTGGATGCGATCGCATCTGTGGGTGAAGAACTCCCTTACGATCCACAACAACACCAACTCATGTCAGGCACTGCTCAACCAGGTGATACGGTTAGGGTACGTTACACTGGTTACCGCATTGGTGATAAGTTGCTGCATCGTGCTAAAGTTAGTCCAGCTAATATAGCAAAGGGAGTAGGGAGTAGGGAGTAG
- a CDS encoding DevA family ABC transporter ATP-binding protein, with protein MVDEAVVSIKHLNHYFGKGSLRKQVLFDIDLDIHQGEIVLMTGPSGSGKTTLLTLIGGLRSPQSGSLKILGQQLLGANKRHFIAVRRHIGYIFQAHNLLKSLTARQNVQMSAELHPELSTKDAITKSVAILEAVGLGQWINYYPDKLSGGQKQRVAIARALVGNPKIVLADEPTAALDSKSGREVVDLMQQLAKEQGCTILLVTHDNRILDIADRIVNMEDGRLNGIKAVN; from the coding sequence ATGGTGGACGAAGCAGTTGTCTCCATTAAGCATCTCAACCATTACTTTGGTAAGGGTTCCCTAAGAAAACAGGTTTTGTTTGATATTGACCTAGACATCCACCAAGGAGAAATTGTGTTGATGACTGGTCCTTCTGGATCGGGTAAGACCACATTACTAACCCTAATCGGAGGATTGCGATCGCCTCAATCTGGTAGTCTCAAAATCCTAGGACAGCAACTCCTCGGAGCCAATAAACGTCATTTTATAGCAGTGCGGCGTCATATTGGCTATATTTTCCAGGCTCATAACTTACTCAAAAGTTTAACGGCTCGCCAAAATGTCCAAATGTCAGCAGAACTACATCCAGAACTTTCTACTAAAGATGCTATTACTAAATCAGTAGCTATATTGGAAGCAGTGGGGTTAGGTCAGTGGATCAATTACTACCCAGATAAACTTTCTGGAGGACAAAAACAACGAGTCGCGATCGCTCGTGCTTTAGTGGGTAATCCCAAGATAGTCTTAGCAGATGAACCAACAGCAGCCCTAGACAGTAAATCCGGTCGTGAAGTGGTGGATTTAATGCAGCAGTTAGCTAAAGAACAGGGCTGTACAATTTTACTCGTTACTCACGACAATCGAATTCTCGATATTGCTGACCGGATTGTTAATATGGAAGATGGGCGTCTTAATGGTATCAAAGCAGTTAATTAA